In Vicinamibacterales bacterium, the following are encoded in one genomic region:
- a CDS encoding phosphate ABC transporter ATP-binding protein has protein sequence MSPNIVYRLDSIRHRYGDRVVLDIGEFEIRRGETLAIIGPSGAGKSTLLRLLQFLECPTDGALRFHGEAVAPSAPLELRRRVTTVFQRPIVLDRSVRANIAYGIRLRGRDDHQARVAQLLDALGLTPLADEPARTLSGGEVQRVALGRALAFSPEILLLDEPTANLDPRNVRLVEDLVREQQARGVTIVLATHQIFQARRLTTRAALLLDGQIVESGPTADLIDHPADPRTKAFLTGDMIY, from the coding sequence ATGTCCCCCAACATCGTCTATCGCCTCGATTCGATCCGCCACCGCTATGGTGACCGCGTGGTACTCGACATTGGCGAGTTCGAGATCCGCCGCGGGGAGACGCTGGCGATCATCGGCCCGAGCGGAGCGGGGAAGAGCACGTTGCTGCGTCTGCTCCAGTTCCTGGAATGCCCGACAGACGGCGCGCTGCGCTTCCATGGCGAGGCCGTGGCGCCGTCAGCGCCGCTCGAGCTGCGCCGGCGCGTGACCACGGTGTTCCAGCGTCCCATCGTGCTCGACCGTTCGGTTCGCGCGAACATCGCCTACGGCATCCGCCTGCGTGGACGGGACGATCACCAAGCGCGCGTGGCGCAGTTGCTCGACGCGCTCGGTCTCACGCCGCTCGCCGACGAACCGGCGCGCACCCTCTCTGGCGGGGAGGTCCAGCGCGTCGCGCTTGGCCGGGCGCTGGCCTTCAGCCCCGAGATCCTCCTCCTCGACGAGCCCACAGCGAATCTCGACCCGCGGAACGTCCGTCTCGTAGAGGACCTCGTCCGCGAACAGCAGGCAAGGGGCGTGACGATCGTCCTGGCCACGCACCAGATCTTCCAGGCGCGCCGGCTGACGACCCGCGCCGCACTTCTGCTCGACGGCCAGATCGTGGAATCCGGGCCCACAGCCGACTTGATCGACCATCCCGCCGATCCGCGCACGAAGGCGTTCCTGACGGGGGACATGATCTATTAG
- the cbiM gene encoding cobalt transporter CbiM, which yields MHIPDGYLSPATCAALYAGAAPFWYVALRRIRSALHTRLVPLLSLFAAFSFVVMMFNIPLPGGSTGHAVGVALAAIVLGPSGSILAVSIALAIQAFFFGDGGITALGANSLNMGVVGSLVAFGVYRLIAGRSALTSRRRFVAAGLAGYAAVNAAAFFTAVEFGIQPMLYQDASGAPLYCPYPLSIAVPAMMIGHMTVAGLAEMVLTAGVVAYLQRSDVGLLRRTAGPAGDDDSAPLPERATLRPLWIALGVLLVLTPLGVLAAGSAWGEWAPSAFGDPASRQAIAAASLDRQPPARAPRGLDRLSTVWTAPFPDYAPRFLRSATIGYLLSAMFGVGLVILAVTAVAWMAGGRKPPDAVETAGT from the coding sequence GTGCATATTCCGGATGGCTATCTCAGCCCGGCCACGTGCGCCGCGCTCTACGCCGGCGCCGCACCGTTCTGGTACGTAGCGCTCCGCCGCATCAGGTCCGCGCTCCACACACGCCTCGTACCGCTCCTCTCGCTCTTCGCCGCGTTCTCGTTCGTCGTGATGATGTTCAACATCCCGCTGCCCGGGGGATCGACCGGCCACGCGGTCGGTGTGGCGCTTGCCGCCATCGTGCTCGGCCCGTCCGGCTCGATCCTCGCGGTGTCGATCGCGCTGGCCATCCAGGCCTTCTTCTTTGGCGACGGCGGCATCACGGCGCTCGGCGCGAACTCCCTGAACATGGGCGTCGTTGGATCGCTCGTGGCGTTCGGCGTCTACCGGCTGATCGCCGGCCGTTCGGCGCTGACCTCGCGGCGCAGGTTCGTCGCCGCGGGACTGGCCGGGTACGCGGCAGTGAATGCAGCCGCCTTTTTCACGGCGGTTGAGTTCGGCATTCAGCCGATGCTCTACCAGGACGCCAGTGGCGCTCCCCTCTACTGCCCGTACCCGCTCAGCATCGCCGTTCCTGCGATGATGATCGGCCACATGACGGTGGCAGGTCTCGCGGAAATGGTGCTCACGGCCGGCGTCGTGGCCTACCTGCAACGCTCCGACGTCGGGCTGCTGCGACGAACGGCCGGCCCCGCTGGCGATGACGACTCCGCGCCGTTGCCGGAACGCGCCACGCTACGGCCGTTGTGGATTGCGCTGGGCGTGCTCCTCGTGCTGACGCCGCTTGGCGTACTGGCGGCCGGTTCCGCCTGGGGTGAATGGGCGCCGTCCGCTTTTGGAGATCCTGCGTCGCGACAGGCCATCGCCGCCGCCTCACTCGATCGGCAGCCGCCCGCACGAGCCCCGCGCGGGCTCGACCGGCTGTCGACGGTCTGGACGGCACCGTTCCCCGACTACGCGCCGCGCTTCCTTCGCAGCGCGACGATTGGCTACCTGCTCTCGGCCATGTTTGGCGTCGGCCTCGTCATCCTGGCGGTCACGGCTGTCGCGTGGATGGCCGGCGGGCGAAAGCCTCCCGACGCGGTCGAGACGGCAGGAACATGA
- a CDS encoding ABC transporter ATP-binding protein has translation MNVFDVADVTYRYQRQVALDALSMSVVEGTRVGLVGSNGSGKSTLLRLLDGLYFPETGEVRFCGEPLTEARFGDDDLAFAFRRRVGLVFQNPDAQLFNPTVFDEVAFGPLQLRWPPGEVRTRVAEAMERMRIADLKNRTPQRLSGGEKKRVAIASVLAMDPDVLLLDEPTAALDPRSQSQIIDLLVGWAGTGKTVITATHDLGILEDIADRCCVLDRGRLVADRSPAALLADEDLLGRTNLIHAHRHHHGAAHEHSHPHVHRR, from the coding sequence ATGAACGTGTTCGACGTGGCGGATGTGACGTACCGCTATCAGCGGCAGGTCGCGCTCGACGCGCTCTCGATGTCGGTGGTCGAAGGCACCCGCGTCGGCCTCGTCGGGTCGAACGGATCCGGGAAGTCCACGCTGCTTCGGCTGTTGGACGGCCTCTATTTCCCGGAGACGGGGGAGGTCCGCTTCTGTGGTGAGCCGCTCACAGAGGCGCGCTTCGGCGATGACGACCTCGCGTTTGCGTTCCGCAGGCGCGTCGGCCTGGTCTTTCAGAACCCGGACGCACAGCTGTTCAATCCAACGGTGTTCGACGAGGTCGCGTTCGGTCCGCTGCAACTGCGCTGGCCGCCGGGCGAGGTGCGGACCCGCGTGGCCGAGGCGATGGAGCGGATGCGGATCGCCGACCTCAAGAACCGCACTCCACAGCGTCTGTCGGGAGGCGAGAAGAAGCGGGTCGCCATCGCCAGCGTGCTGGCGATGGACCCTGACGTCCTGCTGCTGGACGAGCCGACGGCGGCGCTCGACCCCCGGAGCCAGAGCCAGATCATCGACCTGCTCGTCGGTTGGGCAGGCACGGGGAAGACCGTCATCACGGCGACGCACGACCTCGGCATTCTCGAGGACATTGCGGATCGCTGCTGCGTGCTCGACAGGGGCCGACTGGTGGCGGACCGCTCGCCGGCCGCCCTGCTCGCGGACGAAGACCTGCTCGGCCGGACGAACCTGATTCATGCCCATCGACACCATCACGGCGCCGCGCACGAGCATTCGCACCCGCACGTGCACAGGCGGTAA
- the cbiQ gene encoding cobalt ECF transporter T component CbiQ, whose amino-acid sequence MSRLTKRRPRGYLERTLDVLHGAIDRTLAAELTVSRRGLLQRLDPRVKVVGLLSLIAAVALARNAPTMAAMLGLATILAALSRLTPALLLSTVWIGTFVFTAALAGPAIFLTPGRVTLRLPLLGWPVTAQGLTTALYLILRVEAAATFGFLLVFTTPWAHVLKALRALRVPVVVVVVLGMTYRYVLLLLESASEMFEARRSRTVGSLAGTDRRRLAAASVGVLLSKALHLSGEVFLAMQARGFRGEVYLLDEFRMTALDWTALGSLVVTAAVAIWVGR is encoded by the coding sequence ATGAGCCGCCTGACGAAGCGTCGCCCCCGCGGGTATCTCGAGCGGACGCTCGATGTCCTGCACGGCGCGATCGATCGCACGCTGGCCGCCGAACTCACCGTGTCCCGACGCGGCCTGCTGCAGCGCCTCGATCCTCGCGTCAAGGTCGTCGGCCTCCTCTCGCTCATCGCCGCAGTCGCCCTCGCCCGGAATGCGCCGACGATGGCCGCCATGCTCGGGCTGGCGACCATCCTCGCGGCGCTGTCGCGGCTGACCCCGGCGCTGCTGCTCTCGACGGTCTGGATCGGCACCTTCGTTTTCACGGCGGCGCTCGCCGGGCCCGCCATCTTCCTGACGCCGGGGCGCGTCACCCTGCGCCTGCCGCTCCTCGGGTGGCCCGTCACCGCACAGGGACTGACGACCGCGCTCTACCTGATCCTCCGAGTCGAGGCCGCCGCCACGTTCGGCTTCCTGCTGGTGTTCACGACACCGTGGGCGCACGTCCTGAAGGCTCTCCGCGCGCTGCGCGTGCCTGTCGTGGTCGTCGTCGTGCTCGGGATGACGTATCGCTACGTGCTGCTGCTGCTCGAATCGGCGAGCGAGATGTTCGAGGCGCGTCGCAGTCGAACGGTGGGATCGCTGGCCGGCACAGACCGCCGCCGTCTGGCTGCGGCCAGCGTGGGCGTCCTGCTGTCGAAGGCGCTGCACCTGAGCGGCGAAGTCTTCCTGGCGATGCAGGCGCGCGGGTTTCGTGGTGAGGTCTACCTGCTGGACGAGTTTCGGATGACGGCCCTCGACTGGACGGCCCTCGGGTCGTTGGTTGTCACCGCAGCCGTTGCGATCTGGGTGGGACGATGA
- a CDS encoding ABC transporter permease: MSVLTEFQRPELLQIIALTLRVTGAALLVATLTGVPIGALLGLVRFRGQRVVTLALYTGMGLPPVVVGLFVYIALSRSGPFGALGWLFTPAAMIVAQTVIAFPLVAGLTMSAVAGVDRAVRVQVTALGASRSQTAWTVVREARVGVTAAIVAAFGGIISEVGAVMLVGGNIDGQTRVLTTAIVLYTRQGDFAMAMALGITLIAVAFAANILLLRLQGRFRDS; encoded by the coding sequence ATGAGCGTGCTCACCGAATTCCAGCGTCCCGAACTGCTGCAGATCATAGCGCTCACGCTCCGCGTGACCGGCGCGGCGCTGCTCGTTGCGACGCTCACCGGCGTCCCGATTGGTGCGCTGCTCGGCCTCGTCCGGTTCCGCGGGCAGCGGGTCGTGACGCTGGCGCTCTACACGGGTATGGGCTTGCCGCCCGTCGTCGTCGGCCTGTTCGTCTACATCGCGCTGTCCCGCAGCGGACCGTTCGGTGCGCTTGGATGGCTGTTCACGCCGGCGGCCATGATCGTGGCGCAGACGGTCATCGCGTTTCCGCTGGTGGCCGGACTCACGATGAGCGCCGTCGCCGGGGTGGACCGGGCCGTGCGCGTGCAGGTCACGGCCCTCGGCGCGTCGCGCAGCCAGACCGCGTGGACGGTCGTGCGCGAGGCTCGCGTGGGCGTGACGGCGGCGATCGTGGCGGCGTTCGGCGGGATCATCTCCGAGGTCGGGGCGGTGATGCTCGTCGGCGGAAACATCGACGGACAGACGCGCGTGCTGACGACCGCCATCGTGCTCTACACACGGCAGGGCGACTTCGCGATGGCGATGGCGCTCGGCATCACCCTGATTGCCGTGGCCTTCGCGGCCAATATCCTCCTTCTCCGGCTCCAGGGCCGGTTCCGCGACTCGTGA